Proteins encoded together in one Carya illinoinensis cultivar Pawnee chromosome 3, C.illinoinensisPawnee_v1, whole genome shotgun sequence window:
- the LOC122305798 gene encoding uncharacterized protein LOC122305798, producing the protein MWHMLAAVRRNLQNIKKSPRVADESMFAGGNGGLDQLPIYGRRQNGWNGFSLIYSVVRVPISILSCFSHPHVNGTDGVWVSSEFAQISEMNHLMVNDSMRYAILM; encoded by the coding sequence ATGTGGCATATGCTGGCAGCAGTGAGGCGAAACCTCCAAAACATAAAGAAGAGCCCAAGAGTTGCCGATGAAAGTATGTTTGCAGGTGGAAATGGAGGTCTTGATCAGTTGCCGATCTATGGGCGTAGACAAAATGGTTGGAATGGCTTTTCGCTTATATACAGCGTTGTGCGAGTTCCGATTTCGATTCTTTCGTGCTTTTCACACCCACATGTGAATGGTACCGATGGGGTGTGGGTGTCAAGTGAGTTTGCACAGATTTCAGAAATGAATCATCTTATGGTAAACGACAGCATGCGCTATGCAATACTAATGTAG